CTTCGGCGTTAACCTGTTTGACGAACTGCGCTACTTGGATGAAGGTCAGCCGGGGCAGGACTGCTCACAGCGCCCGCTGAACCCTGATTTTGTCTTGAACCAGCCGCGCTTCAAAGGCGCTGAAGTGCTACTTGCTCGGCGCAACTTTGGCTGTGGCAGTTCTCGTGAGCACGCGCCTTGGGCGCTGGAAGATTTCGGTTTCAAGGTCGTGATTGCGCCTAGCTTTGCCGATATCTTCTACAACAACTCGTTCAAGAACGGCATTTTGCTGATCACTTTCCCAGAAGATGTGGTCGATCGCCTGTTTGCCGAGGTGGATGCCAGTGAAGGCTATCAGTTGGATGTGGACTTGGAGAACCAGCGGGTCATTACACCGAGCGGCGAGATTTTAGAATTTGAAGTGGATGAGTTCCGCAAGCACTGCCTGCTGGAAGGATTGGACGATATTGGCCTGACGTTAAAAGACGAAGACGCCATTCGTGCCTTTGAGCAGAAACATAAAGCTGCGCGTCCCTGGTTATTCCGGCAGTCTGCGTAAAGGCTTTCCAGTTTTCAAAGTAGGTTTGATAGCGCGTTGCAATCCCATTGCAACGCGCAAAGCGGCTAATGTCGCTCGATAACACGTTAAGGATTCAGCATGACTCATAAGGTATTACTGCTGCCGGGTGACGGTATTGGCCCCGAGATAGCTGCTCAGGCGGCACGCTTGTTGAAGGCATGCCAAGAAGCGGGCTTGGATATTGAAGTAGAAGAGGGCTTGGTGGGCGGCTCCGCTTACGATGTTCATGGCGAGCCGCTGCCCGCGGAAACTCTCGAAAAAGCCAAAGTGGCCAGTGCGATTTTGTTGGGCGCCGTGGGTGGCCCCAAGTGGGATAAAATTGAAGACCTCTCCAAGCGTCCTGAAAAAGGCCTGTTGGGGCTGCGTAAAAATCTTGGACTGTTCGGCAACCTGCGCCCGGCAATGCTCTACCCTCAGTTGGCCAGCGCCTCCAGCCTGAGGCCGGAACTGGTGGCGGGGCTGGATATTATGATCGTTCGCGAACTCACCGGCGGCATCTACTTCGGTCAGCCCCGAGGCATTGAAGTACGCAACGGCGAGCGGGTTGGTTTTAACACCTATATCTACTCTGAAAGCGAGATTGAGCGTATTGGTCGTGTCGCTTTCGAGATGGCCCAAAAGCGCGGCAAGAAGCTCTGCTCGGTAGATAAAGCCAACGTACTGGAAGTCACTATTTTGTGGCGGGAAGTGATGGAGCGTTTAGCGCCGGAATACCCAGACGTTGAGCTTTCTCACATGTACGTGGATAACGCCGCCATGCAGCTAGTGCGCGCACCCAAGCAATTTGATGTGGTGGTGACTGGCAATATGTTTGGTGACATTCTCTCTGACGCTGCCGCTATGCTCACCGGCTCCATCGGTATGCTGCCTTCTGCTTCGCTAAACGAAAGCGGGCAGGGCATGTACGAGCCATGCCACGGCAGCGCGCCGGATATCGCCGGTCAGAATGTAGCTAACCCACTGGCCATGATGCTTTCGGTGGCCATGATGCTCCGCTACTCACTGAACGAGAACGCCATGGCAGAGCGCATTGAAGCCGCCGTCGGCAGCGTGCTGGATGACGGTCTGCGCACTGCGGATATCGCATCCGAAGGTATGCAAAGCATCGGTACCGATGCCATGGGTGATGCAGTATTGGCGGCGTTTGCAAAGCAGTGAGTAAAGTTATCGGGCTACTCCGGCGATAGGTCTACGAGGGGGCGCTGTAACCCCCTCCCTGGGCGCTACATTTGCCACTGACCGCCATGGATGGCGGAAATGCCGTAATTGCATGGACGCATTTTACGGCCATGGCAAATGCCCCCCTCTACGACCTATCCCCGGCGCCCTGGATTTCGCAGTCGTGATTACACCACTGGTCAATGTGGTTTCAAAAATCAGCGTAAAGAATTGTGTATAATACCAAGACTCATTCTTTGCAGGA
This Vreelandella neptunia DNA region includes the following protein-coding sequences:
- the leuD gene encoding 3-isopropylmalate dehydratase small subunit, whose protein sequence is MKKFERFEGVVAPLDRANVDTDLIIPKQFLKSIKRTGFGVNLFDELRYLDEGQPGQDCSQRPLNPDFVLNQPRFKGAEVLLARRNFGCGSSREHAPWALEDFGFKVVIAPSFADIFYNNSFKNGILLITFPEDVVDRLFAEVDASEGYQLDVDLENQRVITPSGEILEFEVDEFRKHCLLEGLDDIGLTLKDEDAIRAFEQKHKAARPWLFRQSA
- the leuB gene encoding 3-isopropylmalate dehydrogenase, giving the protein MTHKVLLLPGDGIGPEIAAQAARLLKACQEAGLDIEVEEGLVGGSAYDVHGEPLPAETLEKAKVASAILLGAVGGPKWDKIEDLSKRPEKGLLGLRKNLGLFGNLRPAMLYPQLASASSLRPELVAGLDIMIVRELTGGIYFGQPRGIEVRNGERVGFNTYIYSESEIERIGRVAFEMAQKRGKKLCSVDKANVLEVTILWREVMERLAPEYPDVELSHMYVDNAAMQLVRAPKQFDVVVTGNMFGDILSDAAAMLTGSIGMLPSASLNESGQGMYEPCHGSAPDIAGQNVANPLAMMLSVAMMLRYSLNENAMAERIEAAVGSVLDDGLRTADIASEGMQSIGTDAMGDAVLAAFAKQ